Below is a genomic region from Rickettsiales bacterium.
AAGACCGCGCCGGAAATCGACCAGCGCTGGATTCTGGAACATTCGGCTGACCGCACGCCGTATATCTGCCAGGCACAGTCGGTCAACCTGTTCCTGCCGCCCGATATCCATAAGCGTGATCTGCACCTGCTGCATTTCAATGCGTGGAAGAAGGGTATGAAGAGTCTGTATTACTGTCGCTCCACCTCCATGCAGCGCGCAGAAAAAGTGTCGCATAAAGTTGCCGGTAACGGCCTGCAGCTGGAAATGTCACTGGTCAAGAAACAGACTTCCGCCATCTATAAACAGGATGAGAAGTACGAAGAATGCCTCGCTTGCCAGTAATGGCAGGCGGGCATATCGTTTTACCCGGTATTTTGGTGTAATAAGAACGGAGATGAATATGGCGACAGTACTTGCTCCACGCTCTGAGGAACGGACTTTCAAACGCTGGAATTATACAGTTTCCGGCTGGTTTTCCAGTCCACATGAGCTAGAGGAGCGCCCGGGAGTATTTGTGATAGCAACGGAGGATTTCAAGCTGCCGTTCGTGCTTGATGTCAGCGAATCCGACAATGTGAAATTCTGCGTGCTGAATCATCCGCGCCGTACATTATGGAGGCGCAATGCACTCGGGGGCATATTATATGCCGCCATTTATACCGAAGACGGGGAATCGCCCTTTTTAAGCGGGTTTCAGCGTAAGAATATCGAGCAGCATATCCGCAACTTTGAACAGCCGGTTTTCGGCTCCGACGATCTGTTTAGCGGCCCCGCCCTCTGAACAATAAGCACTTAAGGTTATGCCAAAGGAGGCGTAGCCGACCCCTTTAGAGGGGGCAGCGTAAGCGAGGGGGCGAACTAAGCTCGCCCCCTCTAACAAAAGGAAAAGACTATGTCGTTACTGGATGCACCCCATATTTATAAACCGTTCGCTTACCCCTGGGCCTATGAAGCCTGGCTGATGCAGCAGCGTATTCACTGGCTGCCGGAAGAAGTGCCGTTGGCGGACGACGTAAAAGATTGGAAGACCACCCTGAAGCCGGAAGAAAAGCATCTGCTGACCCAGATTTTCCGTTTCTTCACGCAGTCGGACATCGAAGTGAATAACTGCTATATGCGCCATTATTCGCGTGTGTTCAAGCCGACCGAAGTGCAGATGATGCTGGCGGCGTTCTCCAACATGGAAACGATCCATATCGCAGCCTATTCGCATCTGGTCGATACGCTCGGCCTGCCGGACGATGAATATCAGGCGTTCCTAAAATATAAGGAAATGAAGGATAAATTCGACTACATGCAGCAATTCGGCACGGAAAGCAATGACGCTATCGCCCGGACACTCGCGGCGTTCGGCGCGTTCACGGAAGGGCTGCAGCTGTTCGCGTCGTTTGCGATCCTGCTGAACTTCCAGCGCTTCGGCAAGATGCGCGGCATGGGCCAGATCGTGGCCTGGTCCGCACGTGATGAAACACTGCATACGGAATCCATCATCCGCCTGTTCAAGACGTTCGTGTCGGAAAACCCGGAAATTGAACATAATGCTTTGAAGAAAGACCTGTACAAAATCTGCGATACAATCGTCGGTCTGGAAGATAACTTCATCCAGCTTGCATTCGGTGTCGGCGGCATTGAAGGCCTGACGGCGGAAGAAGTGAAACTTTACATCCGCTACATCGCAGATCGTCGCCTGCTGCAGCTGGGTCTTGAGCCGCTCTATAAGGTCAGCAAGAACCCGCTGCCGTGGATGGACGAAATCCTCAACGGCGTCGAGCATACGAACTTCTTTGAAAACCGCGTGACGGAATATACCAAGGCCGCCACCACCGGTACCTGGGAAGAGGCGTTTGCGTAAGCGACGATATGCCTGTAAGAAAGGGCTGCCAGGAGAGGCAGCCCTTTTCGTATGGAGCATTCGCTGATGAAAAAACCTTTCCATCGTTTCCTGCGCGGTGATCTGCCGCTCAACCGTATTGAAGCGCTGAGCGACGGCGTGTTCGCGATTATCGTGACGCTGCTCGTGCTGGACCTGAAAACTCCTGAACTGCATGATCCTAAGAGTGTTATGGAACTCTGGCATAGCTTGCTGGCGCAGGCGCCACGTTTCCTGAGCTGGCTGATCAGTTTTGTTATTGTCTGTAAATTCTGGCTGAACCATCATCATTTATTGCGGCTCGCGCGTAGTGCCGATTACGGCATGATTTGGCTGAATTCTATCTTTTTGATGTTTCAGTCTTTTGTTCCGTTTCCGACCGCTCTGATGGGCTCTTATCCGGACAATGCGCTCGCGGTAAGCTTTTTCGGCTTGGTGATGGCGTTCAATACGCTGTTGTTTATTGGGCTTAAAGCCTATATAGTGCGCCGCCGGATAAAACCGGAAATGGCGGAATTCCATGTTCCGGGCATTGTCGCACTATCGTTTGTCGGACCGGCGGGATATCTGTTAGGGGCTGCTTTCGCATGGTGGAACGTTGCAGCCGCCTTTGTATTTTACGTGGTAACGCCGTGGTTCTTTATCGTTCCGCCTCAGGAAACCCGTAGAGCGTAATACCACAACTAAACGAGATACATAAATGCTTGCTATAAATGATCTGACTTACCGCATTGCCGGGCGAACGCTGCTGGAAAAAGTGACGGTGAATATTCCTGCTGGTCACCGCGTAGGTCTGGTGGGGCCGAATGGGACAGGGAAGTCCACGCTATTTAAATTGATTTCCGGTGAATTGCAGGCTGATGGCGGCGATATCACGATGATCCGTGGCGCAACGATGGGCATGGTGCGTCAGGACCTGCCGGATGATGATACGACCCTGATCGATGTCGTGCTGGATTCCGATAAGGAACGCGCCAGCCTGCTCAAGGAGGCCGAGACAGTAGAAGATCCAGACCGTATGGGCTATATCTATACGCGTCTGGAAGAAATCAATGCATATGATGCCCCCGCGCGCGCAGCGACCATTCTCGCTGGCCTGGGGTTTGATGAGCAGGCGCAGAACAGTCCGATTTCCGATTTCTCCGGCGGCTGGCGCGCGCGTGTCGCGCTGGCAGCGGCGCTGTTTCTGGAGCCGAATCTGTTGCTGCTCGACGAGCCCACGAACCATCTGGACTTCGAGGCAATGATCTGGCTGGAAAATTATCTGGCGCGTTACCCGCATACAATGATTATCATCAGCCATGACCGTGATATATTGAACAAGACGGTCAGCCATATCCTGCATCTGGAAGACCGCAAGCTCGTAAGCTATACGGGTAACTATGATCAGTTCGAGCGTCGCCGCGCTGAACGTCTGCTGAACCAGCAGGCGCTGCATGAAAAGCAGCAGGCGCAGAAGGCCAAGATGATGGAATTCGTCAATCGCTTCAAGGCGAAGGCGAGCAAGGCGCGTCAGGCACAGAGTCGCCTGAAGATGATCGAGAAGATGGATATTGTCGATGCGGTGATGGCCGAGCGCGTGACATCATTCACCTTTCCCGACCCGCCAGAAATGAGTTCGCCGCTGATCACATTGGAAGATGTGGATGCAGGGTATGAAAAAGCTAAGCCGGTCTTGAAGAAACTCGGCCTGAATATTGATATGGATGACCGCATCGCGCTGCTCGGCGCGAACGGTAACGGTAAATCGACGCTGGTGAAATTGATCTCCGGACGTCTGCCGCCCCAACACGGGCAGATACTGAAATCAGGCAAATTGAAGATTGGCTATTTCGCACAGTTCCAGACAGACGAACTGGATGTGGCTCTGACACCCTACGAGGTCATGCAGGAAGCGATGAAAGACAGGCCGCAATCGAAAGTACGCGCGGCGCTGGGCAACTTCGGCTTCGATAAGCATAAGGCGGATACGAAGATCGGCGAACTTTCCGGCGGTGAAAAAGCACGTTTGCTATTCTGCCGTATGAGCTTCGACGCGCCGCATATCATGCTGCTGGACGAACCGACGAACCATCTTGATATGGATGCGCGCGAAGCATTGACGCAGGCGCTGAACAACTACAGGGGAGCTGTCATCCTCGTGAGCCACGACCCGCATCTGGTGGAGCGTGTGGCGGACCGTTTATGGCTGGTAGCGGACGGCACCTGCAAACCTTATCACGAGGATCTGGAAGCCTACAAGCAATTAGTGGTGCAGCAGCGCCGCAAGGAGAGGGAAGCCGCAAAGAAAGAGGCCAAGGGTAAAAAACAAAAATCCTCTGCGCCGAAAAACGATGCGGATGCGGTTGAACGTAAGGTAGCGGAGCTTCTGGAGAAGAAAGATGCCATGGAAAACGAAATGGCAGTATGCTGCACGCAGGATAATCCCAGCCAGTTGAAGCGGCTGGAGAAGGCTTATGAACAGCTTAAGAAAGAACTGGAAGCAGCGGAAGCAGAATGGGCGGCATTGCTGTAAAAAATAAAAGGGGGCGATGAACGCCCCCTTCATTCTGTATCCGATTCTTCTAGTGAATCGGAATCACAATATTCAGTGATGACGGCGGCGGCGCTACGTAAACCGGACGCGGCTGGACGTAGACCGGGGCAGGCTGGACATAAACCGGAGTCGCCGGGTATTCCATGTAATAATTGTCGCGGTAGACATGATGATGGTGATGCCACTCACGTTCATGCCAGCCGTAGTGATGTCCATGGTCGTGGTGCTCATCATGATCGTCATGATCAGCCAGGGCGGCAAATGGAACGGCTGGAATCAGCATTGCAGCAAGCAGACCGCCCAATAAATATTTACGCATATAGACCTCCTATGGTTCGCAAAAACTACGTATAATATATAATAAACTATATTACAGTAATTGCTACGCAGGATTACAAAAGCGTAATGTTAGCTAACGGCCATTCAACCCATGATTTGTGCGGGTTTCCCGCTATGGGACAGATCGCTTCCTAAGTTGAGTGAACGTGCAGGAATCTTATTCACCAGAGCACTGGAAGAGCGGGTAAAAGCGGTTTTACTGTTGTCTGTAGAATCGTGCGACTCTTGCCCATGCAGCGTGCTGTCATTGGCTGCCTTAAGGTTTATCCCATGCATGTCTTTCAGGGCTGAGTTTAACATTGCATCCAGTTCTTTGGCAAAAGCATCATCCGTTAAGGAAGCTGCCCGTTGCGGCTCCATCACGGTAATATGTTCCTTATCGCCGGGAGTGATGCTGGCATTAATTTCACGTCCGTTGCCGAGATTCATGGCAATATTGTCGTAACGGTATAGATCCGTCATGAGATGGGTGTAGACTTTGCCGTAGTCAGTTTTCATATTGTCACTGAGAAACGCGGCAGTATCCGCAATAGCTTGCGGAATATTCTGCGGCGGTACTCTGGCAAGCATGTCGCTTGCATAGGCAAAGATTTCTTCCTTATCGAGCTCTTTCTCGCCGAATGGAGCAAAGAGACGGCTTATAAGCCCTCCCATCAGCACGGCACCGGCAAGGCCGCCGATATAATCACGCTTGCCGTTTTTATCTTTCTTGAAGTTACCGACGGCCAGGGTGCCTGCCGCACCGGTTTCAATCAGTGAACTGAGACGGAAAACATATTTCTCACGAAAACGATCAAGCGCAGTGGAAGGGTGAGGGTTATAAGGATCAGGCACTTTGGCAAAAAAGCCTGTCGTTTTACCGACCAGGTACGTGATGCCGGTCAATAAATTGGTGGTATCTTTATTGCGCGCGGCCTGAATTGCACCACCGATATTACCGGCTTTAAACTGCTCTCCCGCAGCCTTCCAGTTTTTGATGGGAATCACCATTGCGAGTGAGCCCATATAGCGCAAGCCGATCTCGCCGATACGTACGGAGTGCTCTCGCATAAAGCCATTGAATCGTTGCCCGACAGTCTTGGAAGTTTCCGGCTCGGCCCTCACTGCGGCATGGTCTTCATTAAGATCGGGAGCAATTGCGCTTTCGGGAAGATGTTCAGCGAGGACTTTATTGATATGTTGTTTGAGATAGGCAAGCCGGTAAGGGTCTTCGCTTTTCTGGCCGCCAAACTTGGCATTGACATAACTGGCCGCAAAGTTAAGGCTGGCAAATGCCATTTTATCCGTAGCAATGCCGCCGGGTTTTCGCCATGCCGACCATAAGTTCATACTCTGGCCGATATTGCTCATCATGCCGCGCATTTTCCAGGGCTGCAAATGATGTTCTGCTTCCCGCAGCGTGACGGGCGAGCCGGAAGAGCGCAATAATGCCATCATGGCATCGGGAGCTTTGGTGCCATGCGTGACGAGTACCGGATTACCATGAATTACCGTTTCTGCGACGATGGTCTGATCGACTTGGTTTGAAGTCAGCCATTTTTCCAGCTCACCCCGGTCTTGCGCCGTCCTTGCATGGAAAAAACTAAGATTGCCATTGGAAACGGGGACAAACTCCACAGTAGCGATCGCAGAGGAAGGATTCGTAACATTGTAAACGGCCATAAGTTTTGGTCCGCCAGTGATTTATTATCTGTACAAAACATTCTATCAATAATGATTTATTGTTTCTATACGAAATACTATGAGACCGGAAATCTTCATGAAACTGTAACAACTAACCTGTTAATTTAAGTTAAAAAGTTTGCTTGATATAATTACTTATAGTTGTGGTTACGAAAGAGCGGGGAAAAGCAGATCACTACAATATATAGTAGGTAAAGCGGGAAAAACCGGTGCTTTTACGCCATAAGGGGCTTATAAGGAGAGCATAAATTCCCGTTTAAATAGTAAATGTAGGGGAAAATAAGATTAGGACTTGCGTGTCGAAAGAAAAGTCGTCACAGATAGTAGCCCAGTGTGAGTAACCTAAGTTATAAACGTAGCGAGGGTAGCGAATGGCAAGAGTACGCCGAGCAGTAATCGCGGGAATGATCGCCAACGGACTCGCATGGTATAATTTCACGCTGTACGGTTATTTTGCCCCTCTGATAGGCAAGTTCTTTTTTCCCGGTCATGACAAAGACGCACATCTGATAGCGGCATACGGCGTGTTCGCGGCTGGTTTCCTGATGCGCCCTGCCGGCGCGGTTGTATTCGGCATGCTTGGTGACCGGTATGGACGTAAATTTTCCCTTGCGGCGGCCATTTTAATTATGGCGGTAAGCACGGCCCTTATTGGGATATTGCCTACCTATGAGGCTATAGGCATCGCTGCCCCCATATTGCTGACCATAATCCGGTTGCTGCAGGGCGTGGCGCTGGCGGGGGAATATAGCGGTGCAATGGTCTTTACCGTTGAACATGCTCCCATTCATAAACGCGGGTTTGCCGGAAGTTTTACGGTAGTAAGCTTGTGCGCGGGAATGTTGCTTGGGTCGCTGACGGCGATGGTGCTATCGGCGACGCTGAATCAGCAGGATTTTGAGAGCTGGGGATGGCGTATTCCGTTCCTGCTCGGTTTGTGCAGCGCCTTCATGGCATTATACATTGCCTATCATACAGAAGAAACGCCGCATTACGAACAGGCCAAACAGGAAAGCAGGCTTTCCGGTGCGCCGCTCAGCCAGGTGATGAAAGGGCATTTCGTGAGTTTGCTGCGCGGTATAGGGATATATTTCTCCGTGACCGTGCCTTTTTATACGCTGACCGTCTACAGCACAGGATTCATTTCACACGGATTAGGTCTATCGCTGGAAAAAACCTATATCATTAATTCGATCAGCATGGTCATGCTGGTAATATTGCTGCCCTTAACCGCATACTTAAGCGATAGATACGGTCGTAAATTGGTCCTGATGCGCACGACGATTGCCTTCTTCGTCACGGCATTGCCGATCTTCTGGCTGATGGAGCATGGAGGTTTTTTCTGTGCGCTGGTGGCCGATCTCGAATTTACCGTTGTCACGGCATTTTATATTAGCAGTATTCCGGCACTGCTGGTCGAGTTGTTTCCAACCGATGTACGTTATACCGGCATGGCATTATCCTATAACGTGGCGGCGGTGCTGGGCGGATTTGCGCCCATGATTGAAGCCTGGCTGGTCGAATTGACAGGCAGCAGGCTTTCAGTTGCGGTCTGCATCATGCTTTGCGCAGCGATTTCCTTTGTCGCCTTCCTGGGATATCGCGACCATTATAAGCAGCAGCTGCGGTAATAAAAACAAGCCGATGAGAATATCAATAATCTCACGAGCTTATAATTTTTCATATTTTTATTAAAAAACCCTATTGACCTCGAGTGCACTCGAAGTTTTAGGCTGAACTTACCGTTAACAAAGAAACTGAGAAAAGGGTAAGGATATGTTAGCCACAAGGAACAATAATCACAATATAAAGAAAATCTGCAGGAGCGTAGCTAGTGTGTTGCTGATGGCAGGCATAGCGGCCTGCTCATATCACCAGACCACGGAGGAGCAGGACAGGGCAGCCCGTTCGGCAGCAATACACTGGCCGCAGCAGTTTACGCCTGATTCAGCCGTTGTATTTGCCCATAACCAGATTCATATAGAGGCCGCCTGCCCGCAAGTATGGTCTTATCTGGTAAACGCAACGGGGTGGCCGCAATGGTATTCCAATGCCGCGAATGTGCATATAGCAGGTGATGATACGTTATTGCACGACAATAGCGCATTCACATGGGATACATTTGGATTACATGTAAAAAGCCGGGTACAGGAATTCGCTGTGAATGAGAGACTTGGCTGGTCCGGTAACACAGCCGATATTGCTGCTTATCATACATGGCTGCTGACTCCGGATACCAAAGGGTGTGAGGTTATAACGGAAGAAGTGGTAAAGGGGGCCGGGGCCGTGGCTATGAAAGCAAAACATCCGGACGGAATGCATAAAGGGCATGATTTGTGGTTAAACAGCCTGAAGAAGGTGGTCGAACAAAATCAATAGCAGAACGGGAAACAGTATGAAAATCGGAGAGCTTGCAAAACAATCCGGGCTGACAGTCCACACGATTCGCTATTACGAGCGTATAGGCCTGCTGCCTTATGCGGTAAGGGATAAGTCGCGGCAGCGGGATTACGATGTCTCCATCCTGGGCTGGATACAGTTTCTGAATCGCCTCAAGATGACGGGGATGCCGATCCGTGAGATTTTGGAATACGGGAACCTTCGCGAACGTGGAGCGGAAACAGCGGCACAAAGGCAGGAAATGCTAAAGCGGCATAAGAAACGCATTGAGCATCAAATGGCGGAACTGGAGGCAAGCCTTTCTGCACTGGATGTAAAAATTGCATTATACGACGATATTATAAGAAAAGGGAAATAGACGATGACGAATGATGAAAGCCGTTACGCAAGAGGTTTACGGGCATTGGAAGAAATCGACGGCGAAGCCGGCAAGAACGTGATTGCGGCATTGGCAGATATTGCACCGGATTTTGCGCGTTACGTGATCGAATTCCCATTCGGTGATATTTATTCCCGTCCTGGAATGAATGCACGTGACCGCGAGATCGCTACCATTGCGGCGCTGACTGCGATGGGCAATGCCGTGCCACAGCTTAAGGTGCATATCGCTGCAGGGCTGAATGTGGGTCTGACCCGGGAGGAAATTACCGAAATTATGATACAAATGGCGGTGTATGCCGGGTTCCCGGCAGCCTTGAATGGGCTGTTTGCGGCGAAAGAAGTATTTGATTCTAATAAATTATCATGAGCTATTGCAGTAAGTGTGTAAAAAACATACACTTATAGTTGCATGAATATTATCAAATGCAGAAGACATAACAACGAAACAATAACTTCGATTCAGTCAGGTTTTACTCTGATTGAGCTAAGTATTGTACTGGTGATTATTGGATTAATTGTCGGAGGCATTCTGGCGGGGCAGGAGCTTATTCGCAGTGCTGAACTGCACTCCATCGTTTCGCAGAAAGCCCAATATTCCATTGCCATGAATGCGTTTCGTAACAAATACGGATGCCTGCCGGGCGATTGTGCAACGGCAACACAGTTGTTTGGCGTGCTACGGGGCAATACGTCGGATAATTATACAAGCAGCTGTTATGGTAATAACGGCGGCACGAACGGTACCGACACCTGCAACGGTGACGGAGATGGCCATATATGTTCTGCATTCGGCATTTATTATACAGCAGTTACTTGCAATGAAGGAATATTGGCCTGGCAGCACTTGGCCAGCGCCGGCATGATAGAGGGTAATTATTCGCCCTATGAGCAGGCAGGTGTCAGCACGAATCCCTACGAAGTCGTAGGCGGTAACATACCTGCAGCCAAAGCGAAAGCCAAAACGGGCTATTCCATTTCTTTTATCTGCATGAACAACGGCTATTTCTTTGATAACGGTCATTGCGCGCATACTTTTATTTATGGTGCGCAGGATCCCGTTAATGACGATAATTATATCGGTGAAGCCGCATTTCCTGCTTTGAGTGCCATGGATGCCTACAGGATAGATAAAAAAATAGATGACGGTTCGCCTGCCCGGGGCACGGTGACGACGTTTACCAATAATGGCTATTTCCAGAATGCCTGTTCGACAACAGACGGTCCGACGATCACCGCTTCTACCCAGTATCCTATTTCAGTTACAAACGCACCGACATGCGCATTAATGTTTACTGCCGACGGATTCTAAGTTCTATAATACGCGAACAATACCCGGATAACCCATATCCGGGCTTCCATGGCCGACCCTGTCGAAATTGCGATCCTGCTGTTCGGGGCGTTGGTGATCATTACTGATGTGATCGTGAACACGGTGATAGTAATTAGGATGAAAGCAATTCATATAAGCATTGCTGGCATTCTGATTGCAGACATGATGGTCGCCGTGATGCGCGTCGCAATGGTGGTGATGGTGTGTAGTATGCTGATGCCCAGCTTTCATAAGTGCTCTTGCCATATTTATCTCCTTTTTAAGTTATTAAGCGCATTAATGCGCCAAACCGTTAAGTCCCGGAAACAGGACGATCAGCGAACTAGCCATACCGGACACTGCAATAGCCAATACAATCAATCCGAAAACCTTTTCTGTCACTAGCAGCCCCTGTGCGCCCACTAATCTTGTGATGGGATTGGCAAGGAAATTAAATGCAACAATCACAAGCGCATTCAGTAATATGGCTATGGCGGCGGGTATATACACAGCGTTATATTCGCTGCTCCAGCTAATAATGATGGATAATACCCCTGGCCCTGCATACATGGGGAACCCAAGTGGAACGATGCCGATTTCCGAAGGGGTGGGAACTCGCCATAAAGGCACGGTGCTCGCGCTTGCCACTTTCATATTGGAGGCCGCGTGGTAGAGTTTTTCCGGTGGTGGATGTTGTTGCTCCGACTCCGGTTTAATATGTCCTGTTGCATCCACGCCCGCTTTATCTTTTTCCGGGGTAGGGGCGTTCATCATCTTCCATCCGATAGTGGCAATGACTGCCATGCCTGCTGCCCTGAGGGCTGCCACGCTGATACCAAAAAATTTTAAAAGCGCATTCCCAGCAAAAAGTGCAATGAGGCCCGCAATGACATAAGTGGTAGCAAGTATCAGGGTGGTTTTATTCTGTTCTTTGACGGTTTGCCCCTTCGTTGCTGCAACGAAAACCGGCAGTCCCGCGATGGGGCCGGTAATGGCAAAAAGCCCCACAGCCATAGTAAGGAAAGAGGGGGAATTCATAACAGCGCCTTATAAAACGACAAGGGAGGCCCCGGTGCGAGGCCTCCCTGTGTCAGCCAGATTAACGATTACCCGAAGAGTTATCGTTCTTATGGCTTTGGCTTTGCTGGCCGCCGGGTTTCTGGGTGGTTTCATTGCGTCCGGCAGTGTTGTCGGTACGGCCCTTCTGGTTCTGGTTATTACCGGAAACGTTTGAACGCTGATTATCGGATTGATTCTGATTAGGCATAATTTCCTCCCTAATAAAATGAAACTATTCGTATGCATACGAATTAGCCTACCAATAGTAGGAAAAGCAGAGTGTATTTACGATAGAGAAGCTTTGCGGTTTTAATCAAGAGATGATAAAGAACGCGGGTTTTTCCCGTATTCTTTGCTCACTTTCGTAAATTCCGCGCCGAAATAAAGAATTTGTGCGGAATAATAGACCCAAATCAGGAATACTACGAAGGAGCCTGCTGCACCGTAGGTGGAATGTACGGCGCTATGGCTGATGTAAAAGCTGATAAGCCATTTGCCTGCATCGAAAAGCAATGCCGTCAGTAAAGCTCCCCACCAGACATCCCTGTAGCGTATGTCCGTATCGGGAAGCAGCCGGAATATAGCAGCGAAAAGCAGGACATTGATCCCAAGCGATAGCAGCCAGCCCGCAACCAGAGCGACATAGGAGAAACCGGGAACATAAAGGATAAAATATTGCGTGACGATATGCAGGAGCATCGTAATCAGCAGGGACGTAAGCAACAGGAATCCCGTTCCCAGAATCATAGCAAAGGAAACAAAACGGGCAGCGATAATATGCCATAGCGGCATATTTTTCGGGGCAGGGACATGCCAGATAGTATTAAACGCATCCTGCAGTTCGGAAAACACACCCGATGCGCCCACGAACAGAATTACAAGGCTTAATATAGTCGCAAGCACACCATTTTCGTTGTTCTGGGAGTGCATCACAATAATGGAAATAATATCGGTTCCGTCCTTGCCGATGAGCTGCTCCATCTGCTGGCTTAAATGCCCGGTCAGAACATCTCGCGTCCAGAAAACCTCGCCAAGCTCGAAAAAGAGAATAAGCAGCGGGCCGATAGAAAGCGCGCTGTAAAAAGCCAGAGCTGCGCCCAGACGTGGGCAGTTATCTTTCAGCCATTCCTGTACGGTACGTTTTAGAATTGTGAAAACCGTCGTCACAGTTACAGGATTTCCTTGATCTTCGCGATGGAGTAATTAGCGGCTTGCGAGAGTTTGATATGTGGCGGAATGATTTTTTCGGTCTCATCTATCACAACGTCGACAATAAAAGGTTTGGCGCTTTTCATACCTTGCGTGATGGCGTTTTCCAGATCCTGCGCCTCCGTTACCTGCATGCCGTCGCCGCCGCAAGCACGAGCAAATGCAGCAAAGTCCGGATTATGAAGGGAGGTCTGAGTTTCCGGCATCCCTCTGGCTTCCTGTTCGATCCGTATCATGCCAAGGCGTTTGTTATTGAAGATGACGAAAACAATCGCGAGCCCATACCGCACGGCGGTCGCGAAATCCGCCATAAGCATGGTGAATCCGCCATCGCCGGTAATAGCGATCACTTGGCGTTTGGGATAGGCAAGCTTTGCGCCGATCGCGGCACCTAAGCTGAATGCCATGGTCGCAAGCATGCCGGAGATGATAAAACGTTGACCGGCTTTAATCGAGAGATAGCGTGCGGCCCATGCGGTCACTTCGCCGGTATCGCACACAAAAATGGCATTCTCCGTAGCGAGTTCGCCGATCAGATGGGCAAGGCGCTGCGGTTTAATGGGAACGGACAAATCCGTAACTTCACGCTGCACCTGTTCTTTCCAGCGTTTCGTTTCATCCTGCATCTGCTGGAGGAAACGCTTGTCGGTCTTAGGCTCCAGACGCTCAAGCAGCTTGTCGATAACGGCACCGCTGTCGCCCGCGATGGCAATATCCACCGGCATATGTTTGCCAAGCTGGCATGGATCAAGGTCAATCTGGATAATTTTTGCATGGCGCGGAAGAAAATCCGCATAGGGAAAATTTGTGCCAATCATAATAAGCGCATCGCAGCGCTCGATCGCTTTCATGGCGGGCTTCACACCTAGCATTCCCAGCCCGCCGATAGAGTAGGGGTGAGATTCAGGAAAAAGCTCTTTAGCACGTAGCGCATGAATAACGGGAGCATAAAGACGTTCTGCCAGAGTATAAACCCGCTCCGCCGCTCCATTGCATCCCAAGCCTGCCAGAATAACAACCCG
It encodes:
- a CDS encoding prepilin-type N-terminal cleavage/methylation domain-containing protein, with the protein product MNIIKCRRHNNETITSIQSGFTLIELSIVLVIIGLIVGGILAGQELIRSAELHSIVSQKAQYSIAMNAFRNKYGCLPGDCATATQLFGVLRGNTSDNYTSSCYGNNGGTNGTDTCNGDGDGHICSAFGIYYTAVTCNEGILAWQHLASAGMIEGNYSPYEQAGVSTNPYEVVGGNIPAAKAKAKTGYSISFICMNNGYFFDNGHCAHTFIYGAQDPVNDDNYIGEAAFPALSAMDAYRIDKKIDDGSPARGTVTTFTNNGYFQNACSTTDGPTITASTQYPISVTNAPTCALMFTADGF
- a CDS encoding carboxymuconolactone decarboxylase family protein, with product MTNDESRYARGLRALEEIDGEAGKNVIAALADIAPDFARYVIEFPFGDIYSRPGMNARDREIATIAALTAMGNAVPQLKVHIAAGLNVGLTREEITEIMIQMAVYAGFPAALNGLFAAKEVFDSNKLS
- a CDS encoding MarC family protein, with product MNSPSFLTMAVGLFAITGPIAGLPVFVAATKGQTVKEQNKTTLILATTYVIAGLIALFAGNALLKFFGISVAALRAAGMAVIATIGWKMMNAPTPEKDKAGVDATGHIKPESEQQHPPPEKLYHAASNMKVASASTVPLWRVPTPSEIGIVPLGFPMYAGPGVLSIIISWSSEYNAVYIPAAIAILLNALVIVAFNFLANPITRLVGAQGLLVTEKVFGLIVLAIAVSGMASSLIVLFPGLNGLAH
- a CDS encoding YihY/virulence factor BrkB family protein, giving the protein MTTVFTILKRTVQEWLKDNCPRLGAALAFYSALSIGPLLILFFELGEVFWTRDVLTGHLSQQMEQLIGKDGTDIISIIVMHSQNNENGVLATILSLVILFVGASGVFSELQDAFNTIWHVPAPKNMPLWHIIAARFVSFAMILGTGFLLLTSLLITMLLHIVTQYFILYVPGFSYVALVAGWLLSLGINVLLFAAIFRLLPDTDIRYRDVWWGALLTALLFDAGKWLISFYISHSAVHSTYGAAGSFVVFLIWVYYSAQILYFGAEFTKVSKEYGKNPRSLSSLD
- a CDS encoding thiamine pyrophosphate-dependent enzyme, yielding MSNVFEVLLRLLSEAGVQHIFGVPGDAINELTEAIRTQNKIRFIHVAHEESGGFAAVGQAKLTGRLGVCAGTAGPGAIHLLNALYDAKCDRVPVLAITGQVATSMLGSSYQQEVDLISLFNNVTVYNQMVTNPENFACQAAQAIQTAIERSGVAHLNIPLDVAAKTVPHADRWRLHLPYRNVVQGNREPVLQAIELLNQSDRVVILAGLGCNGAAERVYTLAERLYAPVIHALRAKELFPESHPYSIGGLGMLGVKPAMKAIERCDALIMIGTNFPYADFLPRHAKIIQIDLDPCQLGKHMPVDIAIAGDSGAVIDKLLERLEPKTDKRFLQQMQDETKRWKEQVQREVTDLSVPIKPQRLAHLIGELATENAIFVCDTGEVTAWAARYLSIKAGQRFIISGMLATMAFSLGAAIGAKLAYPKRQVIAITGDGGFTMLMADFATAVRYGLAIVFVIFNNKRLGMIRIEQEARGMPETQTSLHNPDFAAFARACGGDGMQVTEAQDLENAITQGMKSAKPFIVDVVIDETEKIIPPHIKLSQAANYSIAKIKEIL